A window of the Lactuca sativa cultivar Salinas chromosome 7, Lsat_Salinas_v11, whole genome shotgun sequence genome harbors these coding sequences:
- the LOC111879576 gene encoding uncharacterized protein At4g04775-like, with product MAASSSNSATSCRTKLVKCYCGDVCYVAVSKTPDNPGRKFWGCPNFKESSRCHFFKWVDECGNKSIRQEDELMGLMKIVAELMGLMKIVAGLLMFNAIILAIVVLKM from the exons ATGGCTGCATCGTCTTCAAACTCAGCAACTTCATGTAGAACAAAACTTGTTAAATGTTATTGTGGTGATGTGTGCTACGTAGCAGTGTCAAAAACACCAGATAACCCTGGTAGAAAATTTTGGGGATGCCCTAATTTCAAG GAGTCTTCAAGGTGTCATTTTTTCAAGTGGGTGGATGAATGTGGGAACAAATCTATCCGACAAGAGGATGAATTGATGGGTTTGATGAAGATTGTTGCTGAATTGATGGGTTTGATGAAGATTGTTGCAGGGTTGTTAATGTTTAATGCAATAATTCTTGCAATTGTTGTCCTAAAAATGTAA
- the LOC111879575 gene encoding RING-H2 finger protein ATL56 yields the protein MPNTNRYRYSDTRINHATVSNHSPPKRNPKLLTIFLKFMVMSLILSLFLIFLGLAAILLLHILIFGSFLQRRRQHTTPPPASSYSFLHLQNNLPSFQYSSAAAASTDCSICLECFNEGDLCRKLPVCNHIFHAHCVDSWLMKVPTCPVCRTPVRLEVDRSSDLIVSDDDCKFFWAIGVGSG from the coding sequence ATGCCAAACACCAATCGCTATCGTTATTCAGACACCCGCATCAACCATGCCACTGTCTCCAACCATTCACCACCCAAACGCAACCCAAAGCTTTTGACAATCTTTCTTAAATTCATGGTTATGTCCCTAATTCTCTCACTTTTCCTTATCTTTCTCGGCCTTGCTGCCATCCTCCTACTCCACATCCTCATATTCGGCTCCTTCCTTCAACGCCGCCGGCAACACACCACCCCACCACCCGCCTCCTCTTACTCTTTTCTCCACTTACAGAACAACCTCCCGTCCTTCCAATACTCCTCCGCCGCCGCTGCTTCCACTGACTGTTCGATTTGCTTGGAGTGCTTCAACGAAGGAGACTTGTGTCGTAAGCTACCGGTGTGTAACCACATCTTTCACGCACACTGTGTGGACTCGTGGCTTATGAAAGTACCAACTTGCCCCGTTTGCCGGACACCTGTTCGGCTGGAAGTTGATCGGTCATCCGATTTGATTGTCAGTGACGATGACTGTAAATTCTTCTGGGCAATTGGTGTAGGTAGTGGTTAA